A genomic window from Larus michahellis chromosome 27, bLarMic1.1, whole genome shotgun sequence includes:
- the LOC141735008 gene encoding scavenger receptor cysteine-rich type 1 protein M130-like yields MDDVECHGTESALSDCRHNGWGQSYCGHGEDAGVTCSGSRQVRLVNGPGRCAGRVEIYYQGSWGSVCDDGWDLSDAAVVCRQLGCGGALEAVGSARFGEGSAQIWLESVNCSGAEAALWDCPAGSWGQHGCGHKEDAGVVCSEFMALRLENGTNCSGRLQVFYNGTWGSVCSNSMTPETVSLACKELGCGDRGSLETQRPHGRLSGTAWLDRVECGERNSSFWQCPSAPWHPQSCDDLRDETHITCKDREKIRAVGGEKGCSGRVEVWHRGSWGTVCDDSWDMRDAEVACRQLGCGPAVSALAEAAFGEGSGPIWLEQVECRGTEPSLQDCWARPGDSGACRHKEDAAVICSDPTRGRLTVSRRVSLPIIMCIILKAVLCLFLALLAGQRAQEPFPEAMYEEIGSSPAWQKQARFSGSGQGQPPCVPHLGAAEQEEKYNKVRDMPSLG; encoded by the exons ATGGATGATGTTGAGTGTCACGGCACAGAGTCGGCCCTGTCTGACTGTAGACACAATGGATGGGGTCAAAGCTACTGTGGTCAtggtgaggatgctggggtgACATGCTCAG ggagccgtcaggtgcggctggtgaacgggcctgggcgctgcgctgggagagtggagatctactaccagggcagctgggggagcgtctgcgatgacggctgggacctgtctgatgctgccgtcgtttgccgccagctgggctgcggaggggcgctggaggcggttggctccgctcgcttcggggaaggctccgctcagatctggctggagagcgtgaactgctccggggccgaagctgctctctgggactgcccggcagggtcctgggggcagcacggctgcgggcacaaagaggacgcaggagtcgtctgctcag agttcatggccctgaggctggagaacggcaccaactgctctgggcgcctgcaggttttctacaatgggacgtgggggagcgtttgctccaactccatgactcctgaaactgtgtcgctggcatgcaaggagctgggctgcggggacagagggtccctggaaacacaacggccccacggcaggctgtctggcacggcctggctggatcgtgtggagtgtggggagagaaacagctccttctggcagtgtccctccgctccctggcacccgcagtcatgcgacgacctgcgagatgagacccacatcacctgcaagg acagggagaagattcgtgccgtgggaggggagaaggggtgctctggccgagtggaggtgtggcaccgcggctcctgggggacggtgtgtgacgactcttgggacatgcgggatgccgaggtggcatgcaggcagctgggctgtggccctgcggtgtctgccctggccgaggctgcatttggggaggggagcggccccatctggctggagcaggtggagtgccgggggacagagccatctctgcaggactgctgggcccggcctggggacagcggtgcctgccGCCATAAGGAGGACGCGGCCGTGATCTGCTcag atcccacGCGGGGCCGTCTGACCGTCAGCAGGAGAGTCTCATTGCCCATCATCATGTGCATCATCCTGAAAGCCGTTCTCTGCCTGTtcctggccctcctggccgggcaa agagctcaggagcccttcccCGAGGCCATGTACGAGGAGATCggttccagcccagcatggcagaagcaggcaaggttcagcGGCTCAG